One genomic window of Quercus lobata isolate SW786 chromosome 9, ValleyOak3.0 Primary Assembly, whole genome shotgun sequence includes the following:
- the LOC115961119 gene encoding uncharacterized protein LOC115961119 — protein sequence MTESTSSATTHTAQPWENSSSPYFLSSGDNPGVSLVVQPLTEENYNTWSGAILISLDAKIKLEFIDGSIPKPQSVDHPYYIAWCKCNNTVLAWLFNSVSKDLQLSIVYFKTAKVVWIDLQYRTFTYGHQVEDYTMSFLMELNETCAVVRGQILLMDPMPPLSKVFSLILQDEKQRKVGAAKKMQIDTAAALPSVLAAKNVKNAKKGRPQCTH from the exons ATGACTGAAAGTACATCTAGTGCAACTACTCATACTGCCCAGCCTTGGGAAAATTCCTCCAGTCCATATTTCCTATCCAGTGGTGATAATCCTGGTGTTTCATTGGTTGTTCAACCTCTTACTGAGGAGAATTATAACACTTGGAGTGGGGCTATTTTAATCTCTTTAGATGCCAAGATCAAACTAGAGTTCATTGATGGCTCTATTCCCAAGCCTCAATCTGTTGATCATCCCTATTACATAGCCTGGTGTAAGTGTAACAACACAGTCTTAGCTTGGTTGTTTAATTCTGTCTCTAAGGATTTACAACTAAGTATAGTGTATTTCAAGACTGCTAAAGTTGTATGGATTGACTTGCAGTATAG GACCTTTACCTATGGTCATCAAGTAGAGGACTATACAATGTCTTTTTTGATGGAGTTGAATGAGACTTGTGCTGTTGTTAGGGGACAGATTCTTCTTATGGATCCTATGCCTCCCTTAAGCAAAGTTTTCTCTCTTATACTTCAAGATGAGAAGCAAAGGAAGGTAGGTGCTGCCAAGAAGATGCAGATTGACACTGCAGCTGCTTTACCTTCAGTTTTAGCAGCAAAGAATGTTAAGAATGCTAAGAAAGGTAGGCCACAATGTACCCACTGA
- the LOC115958834 gene encoding protein BOLA4, chloroplastic/mitochondrial has protein sequence MAKTLMVRPYVFAASSRAARNLFLRQAQPTRPFVSAVLFNRARTSCTKLQSHSNSKNSVGEEYSCGNSLGFWFVPVSGRRFSTRATNVNDAGSIDSPLMHSMEKKIKEHLNAESVTVRDAYGDGRHVSIDVISSTFEGQSAVNRQRMVYKAIWEELQTTVHAVDQMTTRTPTEASAEK, from the exons ATGGCCAAGACGCTGATGGTGCGTCCGTACGTTTTCGCAGCATCGTCACGAGCAGCCAGAAATCTCTTCCTCCGTCAAGCTCAGCCAACGAGACCCTTTGTCTCTGCTGTGCTATTCAACAGAGCACGCACCAGTTGTACCAAGCTCCAATCTCATAGTAATAGTAAAAACAGTGTTGGAGAAGAGTACAGTTGTGGGAATTCGTTGGGGTTCTGGTTTGTTCCGGTGAGTGGTCGAAGGTTCAGCACACGGGCCACGAATGTCAATGATGCTGGGTCCATCGACTCGCCTCTCATGCACTCCATGGAGAAAAAG ATCAAGGAACATCTCAATGCAGAATCAGTCACTGTGAGAGATGCTTATGGTGATGGTCGGCATGTCAG CATTGATGTCATCTCTTCAACCTTTGAGGGACAATCGGCTGTTAACAGGCAGAGGATGGTGTACAAAGCCATTTGGGAGGAGCTTCAGACCACAGTGCACGCGGTTGACCAAATGACTACCAGAACCCCCACTGAAGCATCAGCTGAAAAGTGA
- the LOC115959195 gene encoding benzyl alcohol O-benzoyltransferase-like, whose amino-acid sequence MAPQATSLVFIVRRCKPELVVPAKPTPHEFKQLSDIDDQEGLRFQIPFIQFYKYDPSMKGRDPVRVIREALAKTLVFYYPFAGRLREGPGRKLVVECTGEGIVFIEADADVTLEQFGDTLQPPFPCWEELLFEVPGSRGILNCPLLHIQVTRLKCGGFIFAIGLNHAISDGIGLVQFMMAVGEVVRGASSPSILPVWQRHLLDARDPPRVTYSHPEYDEVVDTKGTIIPLDDMSHRFFFFGPTEISTLRKFVPHHLSQCSTFELLIAYLWRCRTIAIQPDPDEEVRVIFAVNASAKLNPPLPTGYYGNSFALPAAVTTAEKLCKKPLGYALELVKKAKNKVNEEYMRSLADMLVIRGRPHFTVVRTFVVSDLTRAGFQKVDFGWGKPIYGGPAKGGVGAIPGVICTFIPVKNGMGKNGIVVPICLPAPAMEIFVKELDGLSKFIVSSL is encoded by the exons ATGGCACCACAAGCCACCTCTCTAGTGTTCATAGTAAGAAGATGCAAGCCAGAACTAGTTGTCCCAGCTAAGCCCACACCCCATGAATTCAAACAACTTTCTGATATTGATGACCAAGAGGGCCTTCGATTTCAAATCCCATTCATACAATTCTATAAATATGATCCCTCAATGAAAGGTAGAGACCCTGTGAGAGTCATTAGAGAGGCACTTGCAAAGACACTTGTGTTTTACTACCCATTTGCTGGTAGGCTTAGGGAAGGACCTGGCCGAAAGCTTGTAGTAGAATGTACCGGTGAGGGTATCGTCTTTATTGAGGCTGATGCTGATGTTACACTTGAACAGTTTGGTGATACACTTCAACCACCATTTCCATGCTGGGAGGAGCTCCTTTTTGAAGTTCCTGGCTCTAGAGGGATCCTTAATTGCCCATTATTGCATATTCAG GTGACGCGTCTCAAGTGCGGTGGATTCATCTTTGCCATAGGTCTTAACCACGCCATAAGCGACGGAATCGGACTTGTCCAATTCATGATGGCCGTAGGCGAGGTTGTGCGTGGTGCAAGCTCCCCATCCATTCTACCTGTATGGCAGAGACATCTCCTTGATGCACGTGACCCACCACGTGTGACATACTCGCATCCTGAGTACGACGAAGTGGTGGACACTAAGGGCACCATTATCCCACTAGATGACATGTCCcaccgcttcttcttcttcggaCCCACTGAGATTTCTACCCTCCGTAAATTTGTGCCACACCACTTAAGTCAATGCTCTACATTTGAGTTACTCATAGCTTATCTCTGGCGTTGTCGCACCATAGCGATCCAACCTGACCCAGACGAGGAGGTCCGCGTTATTTTCGCAGTCAATGCATCTGCAAAACTCAACCCTCCATTACCAACCGGTTATTACGGCAACAGCTTTGCATTGCCTGCGGCAGTTACGACTGCAGAGAAACTGTGTAAGAAACCATTGGGTTATGCTTTGGAATTGGTGAAGAAAGCGAAGAATAAAGTAAATGAGGAGTACATGCGGTCATTGGCTGATATGTTGGTCATTAGGGGTAGGCCCCACTTCACTGTGGTGAGGACCTTCGTTGTGTCGGATTTGACACGTGCCGGGTTTCAAAAGGTAGATTTTGGGTGGGGCAAACCGATTTATGGTGGGCCAGCCAAAGGTGGGGTCGGGGCTATACCTGGTGTGATTTGCACGTTTATTCCCGTCAAGAATGGTATGGGGAAGAATGGGATTGTTGTTCCGATTTGCTTGCCAGCTCCAGCTATGGAAATATTCGTTAAGGAGTTGGATGGGTTGTCCAAGTTTATTGTCTCTAGCTTGTAA